Genomic segment of Sphingopyxis sp. QXT-31:
CGTCCCCATCCAGGCGACCATCCAGTAAGCGATCAGCGTCCAGGGGAAGCCGCCCATCAGCGTGAGCAGGACGGCGCCGACGCGGACCCAGAGCACATCGACCCCGCTATAGTCGGCGATCCCCGCGCACACGCCGCTCCATTTGGCGTTCTGCTTGTCGAGGTAGAATTTGGTGCGGCTGGCAGACATCTCAGTTCCTCCTGGTCATTTCGAGCTGCGCCAGATCTTCATCGCTGCGAACCGCGGGGCGGAAATCGGGATGGTCGGCGCTGATGATGCGTTCGACGGTGTGGAGCCGGTTCTCGAGCCGGCGGGCGGTGTCGTAGAGTTCGTCGAGCAGCTGCTCATCTTCTCCGGTCAGCGTCTTGGCCTGCTTCCACTTGGTGACATAGTGGAGGATCAGCCAGGGCAGACCGAGGAAGAGCGTGCCGATAACGATCGGGACAATGATCACTTCTTCCATCGGTCCGACTCCTTAGTTCTTGCCCTGCGCGGCCTTCAGCGCGGCGAGTTCGTCGGCGACCTTGTCGGCGGCCTGCAGCTCGGCGATCTCCTCGTCGAGCGACTTCTTGTAGCCCAGGCCGAGCGCATCGGCACGGCCTTCGGCCTCGTCGACGCGGCGCTCGAGTATCTCGAAACGCGAGAAGGCATCTTCGACGCGGTCGCCGTTGGTCATCTCGCGCAGCTTGTAGCGATTCTCGGCGCTTTCGAGGCGGTTGACGACGCTCGACTGGCGCGCGCGCGCTTCGCTGAGCTTCTTCTGCAGCTTGGCGATATCGGCTTCATAACCCGCGAGCGCCTCGTCGAGGACCGCGATCTCGCTCTTCAGCCGTTCGGCCATGTCGCCGGCCTTCTGCTTTTCGACGAGCGCGGCGGTGGCGAGGTCTTCGCGGTCCTTCGACAGCGCGAGTTCGGCCTTTTCCTTCCAGCTGTCCTGCAGGCTTTCGAGCTTGGCGATGTGGCGGCGCATTTCCTTCTGGTCCGCGATGGTGCGGGCGGCGGAAGCGCGAACTTCGACCAGCGTCTCGTTCATCTCGAAGATGATCTGGCGGATCATCTTTTCGGGATCCTCGGCGCGGTCGAGCAGGTCGGTGACGTTGGCGGCGATGATGTCGCGGGTGCGTGAAAAAATACCCATTTGACTAAACTCCTGTCGAAATATTCGAGACCTTGTTTGTTAAAAAATGCTGGTGCCGGGGCGGGGCAAGGGGGGAGAGTGCCCCGGCACCAGTGCCGGTCAAGCCATCGGGCTGACCGCCGGGGTTGCTGCAGCGGCCGCCAGCGCCATCCCGCCCGGGGAAGCGGCGATGTCGAAGGCGACTTTGGGCTGGTCGATCACGCCGACGAGGATCGCCAGAGCGCCGGTCGCGCTGAGCGCGAAGGTGGTGGCCTGGGCAAATATCGTCTTCATGTCGGTCGTCCCTTTTTCGCTGCACCGGTGCGAGTTGCGCCGGTTCGCAAGACACTATGCAGGGGGCGTGCCAATTGTCCGAACCCACGCGAAACTGCGCAACTTCACGCTGAAATCGCATCGACGGACAATTTCTCTTGCCAATCAGCGGGAAAATTTGCCAATCATTGGGAATGGAGCGCGAAACGCAATTTATCGGCCAGTCGGCGGCCTTCCAGGATGCGGTCGAACGCGCCAGCCTCGCGGCGTCGCTCGACCGGCCGGTCCTGATCATCGGAGAGCGCGGCACGGGCAAGGAGCTGATCGCCGAGCGCCTGCACCGGCTGTCGACGCGCTGGGACCGCCCCTATGTGATCATGAACTGCGCCGCGATGCCCGAGACGCTGATCGAGAGCGAGCTGTTCGGGCACGAGGCGGGCGCCTTCACCGGCGCGACGCGGACGCGTGCGGGACGCTTCGAAGAGGCCGACGGCGGCACGCTCTTCCTCGACGAGCTGGCGACGATGTCGATGGGCGCGCAGGAGCGGCTGCTGCGCGCGGTCGAATATGGCGAGGTCACCCGCGTCGGCTCGTCGCGCCCGATCCGCGTCGACGTGCGCATCGTCGCGGCGACCAACGAACATCTGCCCGCGCTGGTCGACGACAATCGGTTCCGCGCCGACTTGCTCGACCGGCTGTCGTTCGAGGTCATCACCCTGCCCCCGCTGCGCGCGCGCGAGGGCGATATCGAGGTGCTGGCCGAATATTTCGGGACGCGCATGGCGGCGGTGCTCGGCTGGGACGAATGGCCGGGCTTCGGCCCGCGCGCGCTTGCGGCGATGGAGGGGCACGACTGGCCCGGCAATGTCCGCGAGCTCCGCAATGTGATCGAGCGCGGCATCTATCGCTGGGCCGACCCGTCGAAGCCCGTCGATGCGCTGAGCTTCGATCCCTTCGCGAGTCCCTGGCAGCCGGCGGTGCGCAAGCCCACCGCCATGACCGAAGCGGCCAAACTGCCCGCGGGCACGCCTGCCGAAGCGCCCACGCCCGCCGCGCCGCCGTCGGGGGCGGTGACCGACCTCCGCGCGACGGTCGATGCCTATGAAAAGCAGATCTTGGCCGACACCATGGCGCGCTGCCGCTTCAACCAGAAGATCGCCGCCGAAGCGCTGGGACTGAGCTACGACCAGATCCGCCATGCGCTCAAGAAGCATGGGCTGAATTGAACCAGATCCTCCCCACGCGAAGCGATGGGGAGGTGGCAGCGGCGCAGCCGCTGACGGAGGGGTCGACGCCGTCAGGCGTCGGTGCAAGGCCAGACCCCTCCACCACGCCCTACGGGCGCGGTCCCCCTCCCCAACGCTTCGCGATGGGGAGGATCTTTACTCCCCCGGCAGCTGCTTGCTCAGCGCCTCGATCACCGCATCCTGCGCCGCGACCGTTTCGGCCAGGCGCTCGCGCAGTGCGTAGATGTCGGGGAGGCCGTCGATCGCTTCCGCGGTGGTGCGCTCGACATAAAGCCGGTCGATGTCCCCGAGCGCGGCGGTGATCGGCGCGCGCGCGGCGACGAGGCGCGAGATCGCCTGCTGCGCGACGACCCAGGATTCGCTCGCGACGGGCGCGCCCGCAGCAGCGGTGACCAGCGCCACCGTCGAGCCGCGCTCCGCGGCAAAGGCTTGCTGCGCGGCGCTGCCGTCGGCGTCCCAGCGCGCGAGGCGTCCGGCGAGGTCGGCGGGCAGCGGCCCCGGCGGCGGCACCACGACCGCGGGCGGCGCGACGTTGAGCCGCCCCTCGATCGGGCGCTTTGCGAGCGAGGGCGCACCGCTGCTCTGCGCGGCGGCGCACGCCGAAAGCCCCAGCGACGCGACAAGGGCGGGAATGAGAAAGGCGATGCGCTGCATAATATCCCCTGATATGGACCCCGCACCCAAGCGGCAAGCGCCGAATCGGCAACGCGCGAGCGAATCGGGCGCAAGCCGCAAAAAGCCGCAAAAGCACGGGAATATGCGGTTGACAGCGCGGCCCGCGCTCGTTAGTGGGCCTGACTTTCCCGCATGCCGGAAAAATCGCCTGCTTCGGCGGGTGACTGGCAGCGCGGGTGTTTTAGTTTCTGATTGGATGGAAGACCATGTTCGCAATCGTGCGCACGGGCGGCAAGCAGTATCGCGTCGCCGCTGGAGACAAGATCGCCGTCGAGAAGATCGCCGGTGAAGCTGGCGACACCGTGTCGCTGGGCGACATCCTGCTGGCCGGTGACGGCGGCGAAGTGAAGAGCGCCGAAGGCCTCGTCGTTTCGGCCGAGATCATCGCCCAGACGCGCGGCGAAAAGGTCATCGTCTTCAAGAAGCGCCGCCGGCACAACTACCGTCGCCGCAACGGTCACCGCCAGTCGCTGACGCTGCTGCGCATCCTCGCCGTCGGCGAAGCCAAGAAGGCCGCGCCGAAGAAGGAAGCCGCGCCGAAGGAAGAGGCTGCTCCGGCAACCGAAGCCAAGGCCGCTCCCGCCGCGGAAGCTCCCAAGAAGGAAGCCGCGCCCAAGAAGGCTGCTGCTCCCAAGAAGGAAGCCGCTCCCAAGGCCGAAGCCGCCGAAAAGAAGCCCGCTGCCAAGAAGGCAGCCCCCAAGAAGGAAGCCTGAGCGCGAACCCGCGGCTCGGCCCAAGATTTAAGGAGCATCAGTCATGGCACATAAGAAAGCAGGCGGTTCTTCGCGCAACGGTCGCGACTCAGCCGGCCGCCGCCTTGGCGTGAAGAAGTTCGGCGGTCAGGAAGTGATCGGCGGCAACATCATCGTGCGCCAGCGCGGGACCAAGGTGTACCCGGGCGTCAACGTCGGCATCGGCAAGGATCACACCCTGTTCGCCACCGCCGACGGCCGCGTGCGATTCCACGACGGCAAGCTCGGCCGTAAATATGTCTCGGTCGACATGATGGCCGAAGCCGCCGAATAAGGACGATCGCTAAAGGGTCGTCCCCAGGGATGACCCGGAGCTGTCCTTTCCGCCCCAAGCGGAAACCAGGTTCGAAAGAGGGAGACGGGTCACCCCCGGTCTCCCTTTTTTCTTGCCCGTTATCCATCACTTGGCAAACGGGCGCGAAAATCGGGCCGATCATCTCCCTCTCTATCGATTGTCGTCAAAGCGTCACCATCTGGCGCCACGGCGACAGGCAATTGGGAGTGACAAAATATGTTCGCGCGTACCGAAAGACTGTTGCTGCGGCCCGGCTGGATCGAGGACGCCCCCGCGCTGGCGCAGGCGATCGGCGAGGAAAGCGTGGTGCGCAACCTCGCGACCGCGCCCTGGCCCTATCATGAGGCGCAGGCGATGGAGTTTCTCGCCAAGCCGATCAACCCCGCCGAGCCGCGCTTCCTGATCTTCAGCCGCACCGGCGGCGCGCCGCGCCTCGTCGGCGGTTGCGGCATTTCGCCCGCCCCCGAAGGCGGCCTCGAAATGGGTTACTGGATCGCGCGTCCCTATTGGGGGCTGGGCTTCGCGACGGAGGCCGGGCGCCAGCTGGTGCGCATCGCACGCGCGATGCAACTGCCCCGGCTCGCCGCGGGCCATTTCCTCGACAACCCCGCCTCGGGCGCGGTGCTGCGCAAGCTCGGCTTCAAGCCCACCGGGGCGGTCGCAAAGCGCTATAGTCTGGCGCGCGGCGGCGAAGCCGATTGTGCGCTGTTCGAGGAAGGTGACGCCGACGACGGCGCCGTCACCCCGATGCGTGATCGCATCGGGGTGGACGAGGATTTTCGTCAGGAGCTGCGGCTGCTGGCGGCGTAACGCTCCCCTCCCGCTTGCGGGAGGGGATTGCTTCACCCTCGCAATTTCCCAGCCATGCCGATGATGTCGTCGAGCGGGTTGCCGTCGCCGTCGAGGTCGAGGAGGCTGCCGAGCCCGCCCAGCGCCCCGCTGCCGCTGCCCGCCGCCGGCGCCGCGCCGCCGCCCATCGCACCGCCGAGCACATTGCCCAGCATGCCGCCGAAACCGCCGCCGCTATTCGTCCCGTCGCCCTGCTTCGCCATATAGCCCGCGACGAGCATCGCGAGGATCGGCAGCATCTTCTTGAGCGTGCCCGCATCGATCCCGGTCTTC
This window contains:
- the pspC gene encoding envelope stress response membrane protein PspC — encoded protein: MSASRTKFYLDKQNAKWSGVCAGIADYSGVDVLWVRVGAVLLTLMGGFPWTLIAYWMVAWMGTPKPFALYGSREEAKFWQGVRSNPAASTRDIRSRFRDIDRRLADIEMYYTSHNRRLADEIDSLR
- the pspB gene encoding envelope stress response membrane protein PspB; this translates as MEEVIIVPIVIGTLFLGLPWLILHYVTKWKQAKTLTGEDEQLLDELYDTARRLENRLHTVERIISADHPDFRPAVRSDEDLAQLEMTRRN
- the pspA gene encoding phage shock protein PspA, which encodes MGIFSRTRDIIAANVTDLLDRAEDPEKMIRQIIFEMNETLVEVRASAARTIADQKEMRRHIAKLESLQDSWKEKAELALSKDREDLATAALVEKQKAGDMAERLKSEIAVLDEALAGYEADIAKLQKKLSEARARQSSVVNRLESAENRYKLREMTNGDRVEDAFSRFEILERRVDEAEGRADALGLGYKKSLDEEIAELQAADKVADELAALKAAQGKN
- the pspF gene encoding phage shock protein operon transcriptional activator, producing the protein MERETQFIGQSAAFQDAVERASLAASLDRPVLIIGERGTGKELIAERLHRLSTRWDRPYVIMNCAAMPETLIESELFGHEAGAFTGATRTRAGRFEEADGGTLFLDELATMSMGAQERLLRAVEYGEVTRVGSSRPIRVDVRIVAATNEHLPALVDDNRFRADLLDRLSFEVITLPPLRAREGDIEVLAEYFGTRMAAVLGWDEWPGFGPRALAAMEGHDWPGNVRELRNVIERGIYRWADPSKPVDALSFDPFASPWQPAVRKPTAMTEAAKLPAGTPAEAPTPAAPPSGAVTDLRATVDAYEKQILADTMARCRFNQKIAAEALGLSYDQIRHALKKHGLN
- the rplU gene encoding 50S ribosomal protein L21, translated to MFAIVRTGGKQYRVAAGDKIAVEKIAGEAGDTVSLGDILLAGDGGEVKSAEGLVVSAEIIAQTRGEKVIVFKKRRRHNYRRRNGHRQSLTLLRILAVGEAKKAAPKKEAAPKEEAAPATEAKAAPAAEAPKKEAAPKKAAAPKKEAAPKAEAAEKKPAAKKAAPKKEA
- the rpmA gene encoding 50S ribosomal protein L27; translation: MAHKKAGGSSRNGRDSAGRRLGVKKFGGQEVIGGNIIVRQRGTKVYPGVNVGIGKDHTLFATADGRVRFHDGKLGRKYVSVDMMAEAAE
- a CDS encoding GNAT family N-acetyltransferase is translated as MFARTERLLLRPGWIEDAPALAQAIGEESVVRNLATAPWPYHEAQAMEFLAKPINPAEPRFLIFSRTGGAPRLVGGCGISPAPEGGLEMGYWIARPYWGLGFATEAGRQLVRIARAMQLPRLAAGHFLDNPASGAVLRKLGFKPTGAVAKRYSLARGGEADCALFEEGDADDGAVTPMRDRIGVDEDFRQELRLLAA